Proteins from one Gasterosteus aculeatus chromosome 11, fGasAcu3.hap1.1, whole genome shotgun sequence genomic window:
- the ift70 gene encoding intraflagellar transport protein 70A isoform X3: MTAIKDGEYTATIYKLIKDSQYVAAIQILNGQLHKHTKSRAALSLLGYCYFHIQDFTNSADCYEQLTQLHPEVEEYKVYYAQSLYKAGAYPEAAKASFMLDNPGSHMKMLKLQACIKYCEEDYSAAKSLLEQLPQEDPDYVYNTGCLLFQDGKYEEACKKFSSAMQVLGYVPALSYNIALCFYSLKNYPQAIKYIGEIIGQGMREHPELSVGLTTDGIDVHSVGNTLVLHQTALIEAFNLRAAIEYQLKNVKGAQEALTDMPPRSEEELDPVTLHNQALVNMDTKPSEGFEKLAFLLLQPSFPPVTFGNLLLLYCKHEYFDLAADVLAENAHLTYKLLSPYMYEFLDALLTCQTAPEEAFRKFDEMNGKLTEQLRKLAKQVQEARMSRDDDGQKKALQENDQTQEKYIVVLMAQAKIYWNRENFQMVEKIFRKSVEVCNDDDTWKLNVAHVLFMQAKYKDAIGFYEPIVKKHYDNILNVSAVVLANLCVSYILTSQNEEAEELMRKIEKEEEQISYDDPEKKVFHLCIVNLVIGTLYCAKGNYEFGISRVIKSLEPYNKKLGTDTWFYAKRCFLSLLENMSKHMVMLKDAVVQECIQFLEHCEAYGREVPAVIEQPLEETRVHVGKNTVTYEARLLKALFYEVIGWNK, from the exons ATGACAGCTATAAAAGACGGAGAGTACACGGCTACGATCTACAAACTG ATTAAAGACAGCCAGTATGTGGCAGCCATTCAGATCCTTAATGGCCAacttcataaacacacaaag TCCAGGGCCGCACTCTCTCTGCTGGGTTACTGCTACTTCCACATCCAGGACTTTACCAACTCTGCAGACTGCTACGAGCAGCTCACCCAGCTGCACCCAGAGGTGGAGGAGTACAAGGTGTACTACGCCCAGTCGCTCTACAAAGCCGGAGCTTATCCCGAGGCCGCAAAGGCCTCCTTCATGCTCGACAACCCCGGCAGTCACATGAAG ATGCTGAAGCTTCAAGCCTGTATCAAATACTGCGAGGAAGATTACTCTGCTGCCAAG TcgctgctggagcagctgcctcaggaagaccCCGACTACGTCTACAACACGGGCTGTTTGCTGTTCCAGGACGGCAAGTACGAGGAGGCCTGCAAGAAGTTCTCGTCTGCCATGCAGGTGCTGGGATACGTTCCAG CGTTGTCCTACAACATCGCCCTGTGCTTCTACAGCCTGAAGAACTACCCTCAGGCCATCAAATACATCGGAGAGATCATCGGCCAAGGCATGAGGGAGCATCCAG AGCTCAGCGTGGGTTTGACCACCGATGGCATCGACGTGCACAGCGTGGGCAACACGCTGGTGCTGCACCAGACGGCCCTGATCGAGGCCTTCAACCTCAGAGCCGCCATTGAGTACCAGCTGAAGAACG TGAAAGGAGCTCAAGAAGCTTTGACTGACATGCCCCCTCGATCAGAGGAg gAGCTGGACCCGGTGACTCTCCACAACCAGGCTCTGGTCAACATGGACACCAAACCCTCGGAGGGCTTTGAGAAGCtggccttcctgctgctgcagccctccttcccccccgtcACCTTCGGGAACCTGCTGCTCCTCTACTGCAAGCACGAG tACTTCGACCTGGCAGCCGACGTCCTGGCGGAGAACGCACACCTCACCTACAAGTTGCTCTCGCCG TACATGTATGAGTTCCTGGATGCCTTGCTGACCTGCCAGACGGCGCCCGAGGAG gCTTTTAGGAAGTTCGATGAGATGAATGGGAAACTAACGGAGCAGTTAAGGAAGCTGGCAAAGCAG GTGCAGGAGGCGAGAATGTCCCGAGACGATGACGGGCAGAAGAAAGCTCTTCAGGAAAACGACCAGACGCAGGAGAa GTACATCGTGGTGCTGATGGCCCAAGCCAAGATCTACTGGAACCGGGAGAACTTCCAGATGGTGGAGAAGATCTTCCGCAAGTCGGTGGAGGTGTGCAATGACGACGACACATGGAAGCTCAACGTGGCCCACGTGCTCTTCATGCAGGCCAAGTACAAGGACGCCATCGGCTTCTACGAGCCCATCGTCAAGAAGCACTACGACAAC aTCCTGAATGTAAGCGCTGTGGTCCTGGCTAACCTCTGTGTTTCCTACATCCTGACCAGCCAGAACGAGGAG GCTGAAGAGCTGATGAGGAAGAtcgagaaagaggaggagcaaaTCTCCTACGACGACCCCGAGAAGAAGGTCTTCCACCTCTGCATCGTGAACCTGGTCATCGG GACGCTGTACTGCGCCAAGGGGAACTACGAGTTTGGCATCTCTCGAGTCATCAAGAGCCTGGAGCCTTACAACAAGAAG ctggggACAGACACGTGGTTCTACGCCAAgcgctgcttcctgtctctgcTGGAGAACATGTCCAAACACATGGTCATGCTGAAGGACGCCGTGGTCCAGGAGTGCATCCAGTTCCTGGAGCACTGCGAGG CGTACGGCCGGGAGGTTCCCGCCGTCATCGAGCAGCCTCTGGAGGAGACGCGCGTCCACGTCGGCAAGAACACCGTCACCTACGAGGCCCGGCTGCTCAAGGCGCTGTTCTATGAGGTCATCGGCTGGAACAAGTGA
- the LOC120828393 gene encoding uncharacterized protein LOC120828393 produces the protein MAPNLNAMLLMVLAVATVTVLGQRRRPASTSTSTDEWNYRDGSERVNMRGVANLTLILDNWRFDILGQMRGLLQNDHQALLPDYARIQPLSEALDDLYKEFNALKAHLGDLTEKFSAIETFIDEVKADRANAAQAPPPVPPVPRQTGRRLIKKKPTS, from the exons ATGGCCCCCAACCTGAACGCGATGCTGCTGATGGTGCTGgctgttgccacggtgacggtCCTCGGCCAGAGGCGACGCCCGGCCTCCACGAGCACCTCCACCGACGAGTGGAACTACAGGGATGGCT CTGAGAGGGTGAACATGCGCGGCGTGGCCAACCTGACCCTCATCCTGGACAACTGGAGGTTCGACATCCTCGGCCAGATGAGGGGCCTGCTGCAGAACGACCACCAGGCGCTGCTGCCCGACTACGCCAG gATCCAGCCGCTCTCCGAGGCTCTCGACGACCTCTACAAGGAGTTCAACGCCCTCAAGGCTCACCTCGGCGACCTCACTGAGAAGTTCTCCGCAATAGAGACCTTCATCGACGAGGTCAAGGCTGACCGCGCCAACGCCGcccaggccccgccccctgtcCCCCCTGTCCCCAGACAGACCGGGAGGAGGCTGATAAAGAAGAAGCCCACTTCCTAG
- the c11h16orf89 gene encoding UPF0764 protein C16orf89 homolog isoform X2, giving the protein MRAAGHRLAPALALFAAALCACRAEVIDDVLSSLSRGASFLERQHAHINLDGVVGFLMLQAELKEAVRTWPHSDPVSWAQRTTAVALVKRLDQSFDKAVAALQRNDPKYYREFEPLLSWSFWLVPREWSSTDRSLLYRSTMSTECYDEQLSDKCLTLLLGTWKMNGTPCIVTKPCRDTMTRFDCPHYSLSHQLLYFMIGRMRGCTNLLKGDTRPSRANMTERSYQKIFCSNMMKTNQDIMREGLTEQTVDIFMENILICGLTGFSDFYKADWLQHILGMQDAEVGCFGRDESVVSQIIGDELLEQLQPHRRVKRREKILADGCSSHMTAVAVGALGGYLNFYLSEQDITKRPLS; this is encoded by the exons ATGCGGGCCGCGGGGCACCGGCTGGCCCCCGCGCTGGCTCTGTTTGCCGCAGCGTTGTGCGCGTGTCGCGCGGAGGTGATCGATGACGTGCTGAGCAGCCTCTCGCGGGGCGCGTCGTTCCTGGAGCGGCAGCACGCGCACATCAACCTGGACGGGGTGGTCGGGTTCCTCATGCTGCAGG CCGAGCTGAAGGAGGCCGTTCGGACGTGGCCGCACAGCGACCCGGTGAGCTGGGCCCAGAGAACCACGGCGGTCGCTCTGGTCAAACGTCTGGACCAGAGCTTCGACAAGGCCGTGGCCGCCCTGCAGCGGAACGACCCCAAGTACTACCGAG AGTTCGAGCCCCTGCTGTCATGGAGCTTCTGGTTAGTTCCTCGGGAGTGGAGCTCCACGGACCGCAGCCTGCTGTACCGATCCACCATGAGCACCGAGTGCTACGACGAGCAGCTCAGTGACAAGTGTCTGACCCTGCTGCTGGGGacctg GAAGATGAACGGGACGCCCTGCATCGTCACCAAACCCTGCCGGGACACCATGACCCGCTTCGACTGCCCCCACTACTCCCTGTCCCACCAGCTGCTCTACTTCATGATCGGGAGGATG AGAGGCTGCACCAACCTGCTGAAGGGCGACACCCGGCCCTCCCGAGCCAACATGACTGAGCGCAGCTACCAGAAGATCTTCTGCTCCAACATGATGAagaccaaccaggacatcatgAGGGAGGGTCTGACGGAGCAGACGGTGGACATCTTCATGGAGAACA TCCTCATCTGCGGCCTGACGGGGTTCTCCGACTTCTACAAGGCCGACTGGCTGCAGCACATCCTGGGAATGCAGGACGCGGAGGTGGGCTGCTTCGGGAGGGACG AGAGCGTCGTCTCTCAGATCATCGGAGacgagctgctggagcagctgcagcctcacaggagggtgaagaggagggagaagatccTTGCAG ACGGATGCTCCAGTCACATGACGGCGGTGGCCGTGGGTGCTCTGGGAGGATACCTGAACTTCTACCTGTCAGAGCAGGACATCACCAAGAGGCCGCTCtcctga
- the ift70 gene encoding intraflagellar transport protein 70A isoform X2: MTAIKDGEYTATIYKLIKDSQYVAAIQILNGQLHKHTKSRAALSLLGYCYFHIQDFTNSADCYEQLTQLHPEVEEYKVYYAQSLYKAGAYPEAAKASFMLDNPGSHMKMLKLQACIKYCEEDYSAAKSLLEQLPQEDPDYVYNTGCLLFQDGKYEEACKKFSSAMQVLGYVPALSYNIALCFYSLKNYPQAIKYIGEIIGQGMREHPELSVGLTTDGIDVHSVGNTLVLHQTALIEAFNLRAAIEYQLKNVKGAQEALTDMPPRSEEELDPVTLHNQALVNMDTKPSEGFEKLAFLLLQPSFPPVTFGNLLLLYCKHEYFDLAADVLAENAHLTYKLLSPYMYEFLDALLTCQTAPEEAFRKFDEMNGKLTEQLRKLAKQVQEARMSRDDDGQKKALQENDQTQEKYIVVLMAQAKIYWNRENFQMVEKIFRKSVEVCNDDDTWKLNVAHVLFMQAKYKDAIGFYEPIVKKHYDNVEQCNIQECPCKCKPSILNVSAVVLANLCVSYILTSQNEEAEELMRKIEKEEEQISYDDPEKKVFHLCIVNLVIGTLYCAKGNYEFGISRVIKSLEPYNKKLGTDTWFYAKRCFLSLLENMSKHMVMLKDAVVQECIQFLEHCEAYGREVPAVIEQPLEETRVHVGKNTVTYEARLLKALFYEVIGWNK, from the exons ATGACAGCTATAAAAGACGGAGAGTACACGGCTACGATCTACAAACTG ATTAAAGACAGCCAGTATGTGGCAGCCATTCAGATCCTTAATGGCCAacttcataaacacacaaag TCCAGGGCCGCACTCTCTCTGCTGGGTTACTGCTACTTCCACATCCAGGACTTTACCAACTCTGCAGACTGCTACGAGCAGCTCACCCAGCTGCACCCAGAGGTGGAGGAGTACAAGGTGTACTACGCCCAGTCGCTCTACAAAGCCGGAGCTTATCCCGAGGCCGCAAAGGCCTCCTTCATGCTCGACAACCCCGGCAGTCACATGAAG ATGCTGAAGCTTCAAGCCTGTATCAAATACTGCGAGGAAGATTACTCTGCTGCCAAG TcgctgctggagcagctgcctcaggaagaccCCGACTACGTCTACAACACGGGCTGTTTGCTGTTCCAGGACGGCAAGTACGAGGAGGCCTGCAAGAAGTTCTCGTCTGCCATGCAGGTGCTGGGATACGTTCCAG CGTTGTCCTACAACATCGCCCTGTGCTTCTACAGCCTGAAGAACTACCCTCAGGCCATCAAATACATCGGAGAGATCATCGGCCAAGGCATGAGGGAGCATCCAG AGCTCAGCGTGGGTTTGACCACCGATGGCATCGACGTGCACAGCGTGGGCAACACGCTGGTGCTGCACCAGACGGCCCTGATCGAGGCCTTCAACCTCAGAGCCGCCATTGAGTACCAGCTGAAGAACG TGAAAGGAGCTCAAGAAGCTTTGACTGACATGCCCCCTCGATCAGAGGAg gAGCTGGACCCGGTGACTCTCCACAACCAGGCTCTGGTCAACATGGACACCAAACCCTCGGAGGGCTTTGAGAAGCtggccttcctgctgctgcagccctccttcccccccgtcACCTTCGGGAACCTGCTGCTCCTCTACTGCAAGCACGAG tACTTCGACCTGGCAGCCGACGTCCTGGCGGAGAACGCACACCTCACCTACAAGTTGCTCTCGCCG TACATGTATGAGTTCCTGGATGCCTTGCTGACCTGCCAGACGGCGCCCGAGGAG gCTTTTAGGAAGTTCGATGAGATGAATGGGAAACTAACGGAGCAGTTAAGGAAGCTGGCAAAGCAG GTGCAGGAGGCGAGAATGTCCCGAGACGATGACGGGCAGAAGAAAGCTCTTCAGGAAAACGACCAGACGCAGGAGAa GTACATCGTGGTGCTGATGGCCCAAGCCAAGATCTACTGGAACCGGGAGAACTTCCAGATGGTGGAGAAGATCTTCCGCAAGTCGGTGGAGGTGTGCAATGACGACGACACATGGAAGCTCAACGTGGCCCACGTGCTCTTCATGCAGGCCAAGTACAAGGACGCCATCGGCTTCTACGAGCCCATCGTCAAGAAGCACTACGACAAC GTGGAGCAGTGTAACATTCAGGAGTGTCCCTGCAAGTGCAAACCCTCG aTCCTGAATGTAAGCGCTGTGGTCCTGGCTAACCTCTGTGTTTCCTACATCCTGACCAGCCAGAACGAGGAG GCTGAAGAGCTGATGAGGAAGAtcgagaaagaggaggagcaaaTCTCCTACGACGACCCCGAGAAGAAGGTCTTCCACCTCTGCATCGTGAACCTGGTCATCGG GACGCTGTACTGCGCCAAGGGGAACTACGAGTTTGGCATCTCTCGAGTCATCAAGAGCCTGGAGCCTTACAACAAGAAG ctggggACAGACACGTGGTTCTACGCCAAgcgctgcttcctgtctctgcTGGAGAACATGTCCAAACACATGGTCATGCTGAAGGACGCCGTGGTCCAGGAGTGCATCCAGTTCCTGGAGCACTGCGAGG CGTACGGCCGGGAGGTTCCCGCCGTCATCGAGCAGCCTCTGGAGGAGACGCGCGTCCACGTCGGCAAGAACACCGTCACCTACGAGGCCCGGCTGCTCAAGGCGCTGTTCTATGAGGTCATCGGCTGGAACAAGTGA
- the c11h16orf89 gene encoding UPF0764 protein C16orf89 homolog isoform X1: protein MRAAGHRLAPALALFAAALCACRAEVIDDVLSSLSRGASFLERQHAHINLDGVVGFLMLQAELKEAVRTWPHSDPVSWAQRTTAVALVKRLDQSFDKAVAALQRNDPKYYREFEPLLSWSFWLVPREWSSTDRSLLYRSTMSTECYDEQLSDKCLTLLLGTWKMNGTPCIVTKPCRDTMTRFDCPHYSLSHQLLYFMIGRMRGCTNLLKGDTRPSRANMTERSYQKIFCSNMMKTNQDIMREGLTEQTVDIFMENILICGLTGFSDFYKADWLQHILGMQDAEVGCFGRDGESGDRGGGAAGRSSEEQGSHALCLSSPESVVSQIIGDELLEQLQPHRRVKRREKILADGCSSHMTAVAVGALGGYLNFYLSEQDITKRPLS from the exons ATGCGGGCCGCGGGGCACCGGCTGGCCCCCGCGCTGGCTCTGTTTGCCGCAGCGTTGTGCGCGTGTCGCGCGGAGGTGATCGATGACGTGCTGAGCAGCCTCTCGCGGGGCGCGTCGTTCCTGGAGCGGCAGCACGCGCACATCAACCTGGACGGGGTGGTCGGGTTCCTCATGCTGCAGG CCGAGCTGAAGGAGGCCGTTCGGACGTGGCCGCACAGCGACCCGGTGAGCTGGGCCCAGAGAACCACGGCGGTCGCTCTGGTCAAACGTCTGGACCAGAGCTTCGACAAGGCCGTGGCCGCCCTGCAGCGGAACGACCCCAAGTACTACCGAG AGTTCGAGCCCCTGCTGTCATGGAGCTTCTGGTTAGTTCCTCGGGAGTGGAGCTCCACGGACCGCAGCCTGCTGTACCGATCCACCATGAGCACCGAGTGCTACGACGAGCAGCTCAGTGACAAGTGTCTGACCCTGCTGCTGGGGacctg GAAGATGAACGGGACGCCCTGCATCGTCACCAAACCCTGCCGGGACACCATGACCCGCTTCGACTGCCCCCACTACTCCCTGTCCCACCAGCTGCTCTACTTCATGATCGGGAGGATG AGAGGCTGCACCAACCTGCTGAAGGGCGACACCCGGCCCTCCCGAGCCAACATGACTGAGCGCAGCTACCAGAAGATCTTCTGCTCCAACATGATGAagaccaaccaggacatcatgAGGGAGGGTCTGACGGAGCAGACGGTGGACATCTTCATGGAGAACA TCCTCATCTGCGGCCTGACGGGGTTCTCCGACTTCTACAAGGCCGACTGGCTGCAGCACATCCTGGGAATGCAGGACGCGGAGGTGGGCTGCTTCGGGAGGGACGGTGAGTCCGGAGatcggggaggaggagcagcggggaGGAGTAGTGAGGAGCAGGGGTCACACGCTCTTTGTTTGTCCTCCCCAGAGAGCGTCGTCTCTCAGATCATCGGAGacgagctgctggagcagctgcagcctcacaggagggtgaagaggagggagaagatccTTGCAG ACGGATGCTCCAGTCACATGACGGCGGTGGCCGTGGGTGCTCTGGGAGGATACCTGAACTTCTACCTGTCAGAGCAGGACATCACCAAGAGGCCGCTCtcctga
- the ift70 gene encoding intraflagellar transport protein 70A isoform X1, with translation MTAIKDGEYTATIYKLIKDSQYVAAIQILNGQLHKHTKSRAALSLLGYCYFHIQDFTNSADCYEQLTQLHPEVEEYKVYYAQSLYKAGAYPEAAKASFMLDNPGSHMKMLKLQACIKYCEEDYSAAKSLLEQLPQEDPDYVYNTGCLLFQDGKYEEACKKFSSAMQVLGYVPALSYNIALCFYSLKNYPQAIKYIGEIIGQGMREHPELSVGLTTDGIDVHSVGNTLVLHQTALIEAFNLRAAIEYQLKNVKGAQEALTDMPPRSEEELDPVTLHNQALVNMDTKPSEGFEKLAFLLLQPSFPPVTFGNLLLLYCKHEYFDLAADVLAENAHLTYKLLSPYMYEFLDALLTCQTAPEEAFRKFDEMNGKLTEQLRKLAKQVQEARMSRDDDGQKKALQENDQTQEKYIVVLMAQAKIYWNRENFQMVEKIFRKSVEVCNDDDTWKLNVAHVLFMQAKYKDAIGFYEPIVKKHYDNVEQCNIQECPCKCKPSVTPGNSEEPAAILNVSAVVLANLCVSYILTSQNEEAEELMRKIEKEEEQISYDDPEKKVFHLCIVNLVIGTLYCAKGNYEFGISRVIKSLEPYNKKLGTDTWFYAKRCFLSLLENMSKHMVMLKDAVVQECIQFLEHCEAYGREVPAVIEQPLEETRVHVGKNTVTYEARLLKALFYEVIGWNK, from the exons ATGACAGCTATAAAAGACGGAGAGTACACGGCTACGATCTACAAACTG ATTAAAGACAGCCAGTATGTGGCAGCCATTCAGATCCTTAATGGCCAacttcataaacacacaaag TCCAGGGCCGCACTCTCTCTGCTGGGTTACTGCTACTTCCACATCCAGGACTTTACCAACTCTGCAGACTGCTACGAGCAGCTCACCCAGCTGCACCCAGAGGTGGAGGAGTACAAGGTGTACTACGCCCAGTCGCTCTACAAAGCCGGAGCTTATCCCGAGGCCGCAAAGGCCTCCTTCATGCTCGACAACCCCGGCAGTCACATGAAG ATGCTGAAGCTTCAAGCCTGTATCAAATACTGCGAGGAAGATTACTCTGCTGCCAAG TcgctgctggagcagctgcctcaggaagaccCCGACTACGTCTACAACACGGGCTGTTTGCTGTTCCAGGACGGCAAGTACGAGGAGGCCTGCAAGAAGTTCTCGTCTGCCATGCAGGTGCTGGGATACGTTCCAG CGTTGTCCTACAACATCGCCCTGTGCTTCTACAGCCTGAAGAACTACCCTCAGGCCATCAAATACATCGGAGAGATCATCGGCCAAGGCATGAGGGAGCATCCAG AGCTCAGCGTGGGTTTGACCACCGATGGCATCGACGTGCACAGCGTGGGCAACACGCTGGTGCTGCACCAGACGGCCCTGATCGAGGCCTTCAACCTCAGAGCCGCCATTGAGTACCAGCTGAAGAACG TGAAAGGAGCTCAAGAAGCTTTGACTGACATGCCCCCTCGATCAGAGGAg gAGCTGGACCCGGTGACTCTCCACAACCAGGCTCTGGTCAACATGGACACCAAACCCTCGGAGGGCTTTGAGAAGCtggccttcctgctgctgcagccctccttcccccccgtcACCTTCGGGAACCTGCTGCTCCTCTACTGCAAGCACGAG tACTTCGACCTGGCAGCCGACGTCCTGGCGGAGAACGCACACCTCACCTACAAGTTGCTCTCGCCG TACATGTATGAGTTCCTGGATGCCTTGCTGACCTGCCAGACGGCGCCCGAGGAG gCTTTTAGGAAGTTCGATGAGATGAATGGGAAACTAACGGAGCAGTTAAGGAAGCTGGCAAAGCAG GTGCAGGAGGCGAGAATGTCCCGAGACGATGACGGGCAGAAGAAAGCTCTTCAGGAAAACGACCAGACGCAGGAGAa GTACATCGTGGTGCTGATGGCCCAAGCCAAGATCTACTGGAACCGGGAGAACTTCCAGATGGTGGAGAAGATCTTCCGCAAGTCGGTGGAGGTGTGCAATGACGACGACACATGGAAGCTCAACGTGGCCCACGTGCTCTTCATGCAGGCCAAGTACAAGGACGCCATCGGCTTCTACGAGCCCATCGTCAAGAAGCACTACGACAAC GTGGAGCAGTGTAACATTCAGGAGTGTCCCTGCAAGTGCAAACCCTCGGTAACCCCCGGTAACAGTGAAGAACCAGCAGCT aTCCTGAATGTAAGCGCTGTGGTCCTGGCTAACCTCTGTGTTTCCTACATCCTGACCAGCCAGAACGAGGAG GCTGAAGAGCTGATGAGGAAGAtcgagaaagaggaggagcaaaTCTCCTACGACGACCCCGAGAAGAAGGTCTTCCACCTCTGCATCGTGAACCTGGTCATCGG GACGCTGTACTGCGCCAAGGGGAACTACGAGTTTGGCATCTCTCGAGTCATCAAGAGCCTGGAGCCTTACAACAAGAAG ctggggACAGACACGTGGTTCTACGCCAAgcgctgcttcctgtctctgcTGGAGAACATGTCCAAACACATGGTCATGCTGAAGGACGCCGTGGTCCAGGAGTGCATCCAGTTCCTGGAGCACTGCGAGG CGTACGGCCGGGAGGTTCCCGCCGTCATCGAGCAGCCTCTGGAGGAGACGCGCGTCCACGTCGGCAAGAACACCGTCACCTACGAGGCCCGGCTGCTCAAGGCGCTGTTCTATGAGGTCATCGGCTGGAACAAGTGA